A region of Solanum dulcamara chromosome 7, daSolDulc1.2, whole genome shotgun sequence DNA encodes the following proteins:
- the LOC129895834 gene encoding transcription termination factor MTERF8, chloroplastic: MSTPTKSYPFSPCPCFSRSLSPPIRTLFPSALLPSQNITFSANNTPHKQDKLPLHFLGPQHSTLLLLKCNSLAINDSSTNSFVDSGVMLFSLFREIGFNETDTEALLDAHPVINLTPFEIIRTRIHSLQSLGVSGLALSRLIVKRPDVLTAVEIDPVVCFILKGDLELAGKIKPSQIEHLFNSTEPRFLAGFETKVRLLLQLGITQETIVHVLNNANLTKAFCLKSFEDIERMLTFLNRFGGGDLILRRPALLNYDLDAQLIPRVGFLLDLSGGDETGTATVLRKLPFVVAYSVDHLKDHVEFLKSYAGLSEEEIFRIVLVYPNMFSASRKRKLHPRIDFLKQCGLSSHDIFRFLIKAPLFLSLSFEGNLAYKLVFLVKIGYKKNTKELAMAMGAVTRTSCKNMQEVIGVFLNYGLTFDDILEMSMKHPQVLQYNHESLEEKMDYLVEEMGREVWELLAFPAFLGYKLDGRIKHRYEEKKKILGEGMSLNKLLSVSAARFSTKTKRKQRVPAINGLNESDD; encoded by the exons CATGCTTTTCTCGGTCTTTATCTCCCCCCATACGAACTCTCTTTCCTTCTGCTTTGCTCCCTTCTCAGAATATCACATTTTCCGCTAATAACACCCCACATAAACAAGATAAATTACCTTTACACTTTCTGGGTCCTCAACATTCCACGCTTTTACTGCTCAAATGCAACTCCCTCGCCATCAACGACAGCTCTACAAATTCTTTCGTCGATTCCG GGGTGATGCTATTTTCACTCTTTCGAGAAATTGGGTTCAATGAGACTGATACTGAAGCCCTTTTGGATGCCCACCCAGTAATTAACCTGACGCCATTTGAAATCATACGCACACGAATTCATTCCTTGCAGTCCCTTGGGGTTAGCGGCCTTGCTCTTTCAAGATTGATTGTGAAAAGACCAGATGTTTTAACAGCTGTGGAAATTGATCCCGTTGTTTGTTTTATACTCAAGGGTGATTTGGAATTGGCAGGAAAAATCAAACCTTCACAGATTGAACATCTTTTTAACTCAACAGAACCAAGGTTTCTTGCAGGATTTGAAACAAAGGTTAGATTGTTACTCCAACTTGGGATTACCCAAGAAACGATTGTTCACGTTCTCAACAATGCCAACTTAACAAAGGCATTTTGTCTCAAATCATTTGAAGATATAGAAAGAATGCTCACTTTCTTGAACCGTTTTGGTGGTGGTGATTTGATTCTTCGCCGACCAGCACTTCTCAATTATGACCTTGATGCACAGTTGATTCCCAGGGTAGGATTCCTCTTGGATCTGAGTGGAGGTGATGAGACTGGAACTGCAACCGTGTTGCGTAAGTTGCCATTTGTTGTAGCATACAGTGTTGATCACTTAAAAGATCATGTAGAGTTCTTGAAGTCATATGCTGGCTTAAGTGAGGAGGAGATTTTTCGAATTGTTTTAGTTTATCCCAATATGTTTAGTGCTAGCAGGAAAAGGAAATTGCATCCTCGAATTGATTTTCTAAAGCAATGTGGGTTGAGTTCGCATGATATATTCAGGTTCTTGATAAAAGCTCCTTTATTTCTAAGTCTGTCATTTGAGGGGAATCTCGCTTACAAGCTGGTCTTTTTGGTGAAGATTGGATATAAAAAGAATACTAAGGAATTGGCTATGGCAATGGGAGCTGTTACCAGGACTAGCTGCAAAAATATGCAAGAAGTTATTGGCGTATTTTTGAACTACGGCTTGACTTTTGATGACATTCTAGAGATGAGCATGAAGCATCCTCAGGTATTACAGTACAATCATGAGTCATTGGAGGAGAAGATGGACTACTTGGTTGAGGAGATGGGTCGTGAAGTTTGGGAGCTATTGGCTTTTCCTGCATTTCTTGGGTACAAGCTTGATGGAAGGATTAAACACAGGTacgaagagaaaaaaaagatattagGGGAAGGCATGTCGCTCAATAAACTTCTGAGTGTGTCTGCAGCAAGATTCTCAACAAAAACCAAGAGGAAGCAACGAGTTCCTGCCATTAATGGCCTCAATGAGAGTGATGACTGA